In Thermoanaerobaculia bacterium, the following proteins share a genomic window:
- a CDS encoding PP2C family protein-serine/threonine phosphatase — MTAPAPLDPRKSLFRKVEKAIQTIEKSVDVASTVASAAGAVIENFQDDLGVRGGRLYERRDHGYEITKTFGQTKPVPAGLSVPLDYAPIEKVIDDGVVVLDLSAPGVDRAFEEKIGADRFAAIAVGDDKFILSFSVDPGANDEDLLVSLGILRHAVDQKIRQEKMETLLEEARQIQASILPKRLPRLGTFDIAARSEPAEIVGGDFYDIIPTSEQIIGVAIADASGHGLPAALQVRDVYTGLRMGVARDFKIVKTLERLNRIIHESRLTSKFVSLFYGELEASGNFIYVNAGHNPPILSKERESILLRQTGMVLGPSRDAAYSRGFVTLDIGDVLVLYTDGIVEATNARDQEFGIDRLKRAISDNRSRTAEEILGAILQQVSAFTRGAVAQDDRTLLVIRRGTAPAVEKRMSAEVSIPV; from the coding sequence TTGACCGCGCCCGCTCCGCTGGACCCGCGAAAGTCCCTCTTTCGCAAGGTCGAAAAAGCGATCCAGACGATCGAGAAATCCGTCGACGTCGCCTCCACCGTGGCGTCGGCCGCCGGCGCCGTGATCGAGAACTTCCAGGACGACCTCGGCGTGCGCGGGGGCCGCCTCTACGAGCGCCGCGACCACGGCTACGAGATCACGAAGACGTTCGGGCAGACCAAGCCCGTGCCCGCCGGCCTGTCCGTGCCGCTCGACTACGCCCCGATCGAGAAGGTAATCGACGACGGCGTGGTCGTCCTCGACCTGAGCGCGCCGGGCGTCGACCGCGCGTTCGAGGAGAAGATCGGCGCCGACCGGTTCGCCGCGATCGCGGTAGGGGACGACAAGTTCATCCTCTCCTTCTCCGTCGACCCCGGCGCCAACGACGAGGACCTGCTCGTCTCGCTCGGCATCCTGCGCCACGCCGTCGACCAGAAGATCCGTCAGGAGAAGATGGAGACGCTGCTCGAGGAGGCGCGCCAGATCCAGGCGTCGATCCTCCCCAAGCGGCTGCCGCGTCTCGGCACCTTCGACATCGCGGCGCGCTCGGAACCGGCGGAGATCGTGGGAGGCGACTTCTACGACATCATCCCGACGTCCGAGCAGATCATCGGGGTCGCGATCGCCGACGCCTCGGGCCACGGGCTCCCGGCCGCCCTTCAGGTGCGCGACGTGTACACGGGTCTCCGCATGGGCGTCGCGCGCGATTTCAAGATCGTGAAGACCCTCGAACGGCTGAACCGGATCATTCACGAGTCGCGGCTGACGAGCAAGTTCGTCTCCCTCTTCTACGGCGAGCTCGAGGCGTCGGGCAATTTCATCTACGTCAACGCCGGGCACAATCCGCCCATCCTCAGCAAGGAGCGGGAGTCGATCCTCCTGCGGCAGACCGGCATGGTCCTCGGCCCCTCCCGCGACGCCGCGTACAGTCGCGGGTTCGTCACGCTCGACATCGGCGACGTGCTCGTGCTCTACACCGACGGGATCGTCGAGGCGACCAACGCCCGCGACCAGGAGTTCGGCATCGACCGGTTGAAGCGCGCGATCTCGGACAACCGGAGCCGGACCGCGGAGGAGATCCTCGGCGCGATCCTCCAACAGGTGTCCGCGTTCACCCGGGGCGCCGTCGCCCAGGACGACCGTACGCTTCTCGTGATCCGGCGCGGAACGGCGCCCGCCGTCGAGAAGCGGATGAGCGCGGAAGTGTCGATCCCGGTCTGA